The genomic stretch GCAACCCGGCACCGCCCGCAACGGCGCTCACCGCTCACGCCCTCTTCACTCCCTTCAAACGGCACGCCGCAAAAGGGGCATTTCCTCAAAGATACTTTTTTCTCATGTTCCATTGACTCTCGCGCTTTCCCTGTTCTTCACGCGGACATGATACCACGCTGTCCGCGGGAAACCGTGTGTTAAACTTATCCTATGCATCCTGGAACAAAAACAAGCCTCGTGCTGGGGAAAAGCGTCGCCCGGGCAAGCCGCGCGCTCAAGCTCGGAGGTGGCTCGACCTTCCCCGGACGCGCGGCGCGATGGGTTTATCCTCAGTTTATCTCGATGATGGTCAAGCGACTCCCGCTCGGATGCGCGCTGATCACGGGAACAAACGGAAAGACCACCACGTCCACGCTTCTTGCGTCAATGCTCGACCGCGCGGGCATGACACCTGTTCATAACCACACAGGGGCGAATCTACTGACGGGCATCGCGTCCGCTCTTGTCAATGAGTCGGACACAAGCGGCAACATGGCGGGGCGCATCGGGCTCTTCGAGGTGGACGAGGCCGTGCTTCCGGCGGCGATCACCGAGGCGTCGCCACGGCTGGTTCTCGTCAACAATCTCTTCAGGGATCAGCTCGACCGCTACGGCGAGCTTGACACGCTTGCCGCAAAGATGAAAAAAGCGATCGAGGATCTCGATCCCAATTCGACGGTCGCATTGAACGCCGACGACCCGCTGGTGGCGTCTATCGGTTGCGGACTCGAGCAGGAAGTCATCTACTACGGAATCAACGACAGACGGTACGCGAGCGATGAAACACAGCACGCGGCGGACAGCAAGCACTGCGCCTCGTGCGGCGGGCGGCTCGACTACGATTACTATCTTTTCGGCCACCTGGGCGGATACAGGTGCC from Candidatus Anoxymicrobium japonicum encodes the following:
- a CDS encoding DUF1727 domain-containing protein: MHPGTKTSLVLGKSVARASRALKLGGGSTFPGRAARWVYPQFISMMVKRLPLGCALITGTNGKTTTSTLLASMLDRAGMTPVHNHTGANLLTGIASALVNESDTSGNMAGRIGLFEVDEAVLPAAITEASPRLVLVNNLFRDQLDRYGELDTLAAKMKKAIEDLDPNSTVALNADDPLVASIGCGLEQEVIYYGINDRRYASDETQHAADSKHCASCGGRLDYDYYLFGHLGGYRCPECGFERPETTVSATEVEMLGMKGTRCVLRFAGGGAELHIPLPGLYNVYNVLAALAAALALGVEPDVALGAIEDFSAAFGRVERISASGREVFMILAKNPAGFNEVIRTLTREPGGKSVMLALNDNIADGRDVSWIWDVDFEMFRDRLDNVVCSGIRAWDMALRLKYAGLDGVSPATEPNLEKAFDLALESVAPGETLYVIPTYTAMLELRGAFVRRGLVTPFWKNRQQ